One genomic segment of Danio rerio strain Tuebingen ecotype United States chromosome 11, GRCz12tu, whole genome shotgun sequence includes these proteins:
- the si:ch211-262i1.5 gene encoding uncharacterized protein si:ch211-262i1.5 — MNSISFKYLRRECVYSRYCCVPFCKISSRFNSVISFHKLPLDRATRKMWLHNIRRKTFEVSPHVRVCSRHFTNDDFIEPSYPTARRLLKKGAVPTLFRWNNDSTSGQKRFRLWEKKASSSSDQEEELVPMDFQHEDHNYYCTSRVQNDEVVDPTDDLRNEVEVLKRKVAEFSVNQRFCLGRFAASDDDIRFYTRFATYNHLMAFWRIIQPASHNMFRVTRARADTTKCDVQATDKASVQFLLPIDEFFLFMVHLSVGLTKRDLAHRFNVHQSTVSQIISTWANFLYTILGSVHIWMSKEAVKAQMPKEFQDYPDTQVIIDCIELCCRIQSSDLFPDEGYDCTFKGLIGMAPHGAVTFVSSLYAGSVSDNEVLKKSGIVLYLKPEMAIMVNKDFLVDDSILCTVYRPAYPVKRELMEADEDVGKMGDTQSIAQLRVHIEHLICRVKQHKLLDSVMPFTSTRTINRLYIVACLFINYQDGPLLKRWT; from the exons ATGAATTCAATAAGTTTTAAATACCTGCGTCGTGAATGTGTATATTCTCGGTATTGCTGTGTCCCGTTTTGTAAAATTTCATCAAGGTTTAATTCTGTGATCAGTTTCCATAAATTACCTTTGGACAGAGCAACACGAAAGATGTGGCTTCACAATATCCGGCGAAAGACTTTTGAAGTCAGCCCTCATGTAAGAGTTTGTAGCCGACACTTCACAAATGATGATTTTATTGAGCCGTCGTATCCTACAGCACGCAGACTGCTGAAGAAGGGTGCTGTACCCACATTGTTCAGGTGGAACAACGATTCCACTTCAGGCCAAAAGCGCTTTAGACTATGGGAGAAAAAAGCTTCCTCCTCCTCTGATCAGGAAGAAGAACTTGTGCCTATGGACTTCCAGCATGAGGACCATAATTACTATTGCACATCTCGAGTCCAAAATGATGAGGTTGTGGATCCGACTGATGATCTCCGAAATGAAGTGGAGGTCCTGAAGAGAAAGGTTGCAGAGTTTTCTGTCAATCAGAGATTTTGTTTGGGGCGATTTGCAGCATCTGACGATGACATAAGGTTTTACACTAG ATTTGCAACTTACAACCACTTGATGGCGTTCTGGAGAATCATTCAGCCTGCTTCCCACAACATGTTTCGCGTAACCAGAGCCAGGGCAGATACAACAAAGTGTGATGTTCAAGCAACAGACAAGGCatct gtTCAGTTCTTGCTGCCTATAGATGAGTTTTTCCTCTTCATGGTCCATCTCTCTGTTGGACTGACAAAGAGGGATCTAGCCCACAGATTCAATGTCCATCAGTCCACCGTGAGTCAAATCATTTCAACCTGGGCCAATTTTCTGTACACAATTCTTGGATCAGTGCACATTTGGATGTCCAAGGAGGCGGTCAAGGCTCAAATGCCAAAGGAATTCCAAGACTACCCAGACACACAAGTGATAATTGACTGTATAGAGCTTTGTTGCCGAATACAATCATCTGACCTGTTCCCAGATGAAGGGTACGATTGCACCTTCAAGGGGTTAATTGGCATGGCACCACATGGTGCAGTCACTTTTGTGTCATCTTTGTATGCAGGGTCGGTCAGTGACAATGAGGTTCTTAAGAAGTCTGGGATTGTGTTGTACCTGAAACCTGAAATGGCCATCATGGTTAACAAAGATTTTCTTGTAGATGACTCTATACTATGCACAGTTTACAGACCAGCTTATCCAGTCAAGAGAGAACTGATGGAGGCTGATGAGGATGTGGGAAAGATGGGTGACACTCAGTCCATTGCTCAACTGAGGGTCCACAttgagcatctcatctgcagggtGAAGCAGCACAAGCTTCTTGATTCAGTCATGCCTTTTACCAGCACAAGGACCATCAACCGGCTATACATAGTAGCTTGCCTTTTTATAAACTACCAGGATGGTCCTTTGTTAAAAAGATGGACATGA
- the ptbp1b gene encoding polypyrimidine tract-binding protein 1b, which translates to MDGRLETELYPMGSSYAELDVVHDIAVGTKRGSDELFSCVTSGPYIMSSAANGNDSKKFKGDIRSPAVPSRVIHVRKLPNDINEAEVIALGLPFGKVTNLLMLKGKNQAFLEMNSEEAAQTMVTYYSSVTPVIRNHPIFMQYSNHKELKTDNSPNQVRAQAALQAVNAVQTGSLTLGGVDPSGMTGPSPVLRVIVENLFYPVTLDVLHQIFSKFGTVLKVITFTKNNQFQALLQFTDGLTAQHAKLALDGQNIYNGCCTLRISFSKLTSLNVKYNNDKSRDYTRPDLPTGDSQPALEHHAVAAAFAAPGIISAAPYASAHAFPPAFAIQQAGLTIPGVPGALASLTIPGAAAAAAAASRLGFPTLTGTHCVMLVSNLNPERVTPHCLFILFGVYGDVLRVKIMFNKKENALIQMSDGTQAQLAMSHLNGQKLYGRPLRITLSKHTTVQMPREGHEDQGLTKDYSNSPLHRFKKPGSKNYSNIFPPSSTLHLSNIPPSVVEDDLKLLFGSSGALVKNFKFFQKDRKMALIQMSSVEEAIESLIQFHNHDLGENHHLRVSFSKSTI; encoded by the exons ATGGACGG CCGCCTAGAGACTGAATTGTATCCTATGGGATCAAGTTATGCAGAATTAGA CGTTGTTCATGATATTGCAGTTGGTACAAAG AGAGGATCTGACGAATTGTTCTCCTGTGTTACCAGTGGGCCTTATATCATGAGCTCAGCAG CCAACGGCAACGACAGCAAGAAATTCAAAGGTGACATTAGAAGTCCTGCCGTCCCGTCCAGAGTTATACATGTTCGCAAGCTGCCCAATGACATCAACGAAGCAGAGGTCATTGCCCTTGGTCTCCCATTTGGGAAAGTGACCAATCTGCTTATGCTGAAGGGAAAGAACCAG GCATTTTTGGAAATGAATTCTGAAGAAGCAGCTCAGACGATGGTTACTTACTACTCCTCTGTAACACCTGTCATCAGAAATCATCCCATCTTCATGCAATACTCCAACCACAAAGAGCTGAAAACAGACAATTCACCAAACCAAGTG AGGGCCCAGGCAGCTTTGCAGGCAGTGAATGCTGTCCAGACAGGTAGCTTGACTCTAGGTGGTGTTGACCCATCTGGTATGACTGGCCCCAGTCCTGTTCTGAGGGTCATCGTTGAAAATCTTTTCTACCCCGTGACCTTGGATGTCTTGCACCAG ATTTTCTCCAAGTTTGGCACAGTGCTGAAAGTGATCACGTttaccaaaaacaatcaatttcaaGCTCTCCTCCAGTTCACAGATGGTCTGACTGCACAACATGCCAAGCTG GCTCTAGATGGCCAGAACATCTACAATGGCTGCTGCACCCTGCGAATCAGCTTTTCCAAACTTACCAGCTTAAACGTCAAATACAATAATGACAAGAGCCGTGACTACACTCGCCCTGACCTGCCCACAGGGGACAGCCAGCCTGCACTTGAACATCACGCTGTGGCTGCAGCCTTTG CTGCTCCTGGGATCATCTCTGCTGCACCATACGCAAGCGCACATGCCTTCCCTCCAGCTTTTGCTATTCAGCAGGCTG GATTGACAATACCTGGTGTTCCTGGAGCTCTCGCCTCACTGACCATTCCCGGGGCAGCAGCGGCTGCGGCAGCTGCAAGTAGACTGGGTTTTCCAACCCTCACTGGCACACATTGCGTTATGCTGGTCAGCAACCTGAACCCTGAG AGAGTTACGCCCCACTGCCTCTTTATTCTCTTCG GAGTATATGGGGATGTATTAAGGGTGAAAATTATGTTCAACAAAAAGGAGAACGCTCTCATACAGATGTCTGATGGAACACAGGCTCAGCTTG CAATGAGTCATCTAAATGGACAGAAGTTATATGGCAGGCCCCTGCGCATCACACTGTCCAAACATACGACTGTTCAGATGCCACGCGAGGGACATGAGGACCAGGGTCTCACCAAAGACTACAGTAACTCTCCACTCCATCGCTTCAAGAAACCAGGCTCCAAAAACTACTCCAACATCTTTCCTCCTTCATCTACTCTGCACCTGTCTAATATCCC acccTCTGTTGTTGAGGATGACCTTAAGCTGCTCTTTGGTAGCAGTGGTGCTCTGGTCAAGAACTTTAAGTTCTTTCA AAAAGATCGCAAGATGGCTCTGATTCAAATGAGTTCAGTGGAGGAAGCAATCGAGTCTCTCATCCAGTTCCACAACCACGATCTTGGAGAAAACCACCATCTTAGGGTTTCCTTTTCCAAGTCCACTATTTGA
- the ptbp1b gene encoding polypyrimidine tract-binding protein 1b isoform X1: protein MDGVVHDIAVGTKRGSDELFSCVTSGPYIMSSAANGNDSKKFKGDIRSPAVPSRVIHVRKLPNDINEAEVIALGLPFGKVTNLLMLKGKNQAFLEMNSEEAAQTMVTYYSSVTPVIRNHPIFMQYSNHKELKTDNSPNQVRAQAALQAVNAVQTGSLTLGGVDPSGMTGPSPVLRVIVENLFYPVTLDVLHQIFSKFGTVLKVITFTKNNQFQALLQFTDGLTAQHAKLALDGQNIYNGCCTLRISFSKLTSLNVKYNNDKSRDYTRPDLPTGDSQPALEHHAVAAAFAAPGIISAAPYASAHAFPPAFAIQQAGLTIPGVPGALASLTIPGAAAAAAAASRLGFPTLTGTHCVMLVSNLNPERVTPHCLFILFGVYGDVLRVKIMFNKKENALIQMSDGTQAQLAMSHLNGQKLYGRPLRITLSKHTTVQMPREGHEDQGLTKDYSNSPLHRFKKPGSKNYSNIFPPSSTLHLSNIPPSVVEDDLKLLFGSSGALVKNFKFFQKDRKMALIQMSSVEEAIESLIQFHNHDLGENHHLRVSFSKSTI, encoded by the exons ATGGACGG CGTTGTTCATGATATTGCAGTTGGTACAAAG AGAGGATCTGACGAATTGTTCTCCTGTGTTACCAGTGGGCCTTATATCATGAGCTCAGCAG CCAACGGCAACGACAGCAAGAAATTCAAAGGTGACATTAGAAGTCCTGCCGTCCCGTCCAGAGTTATACATGTTCGCAAGCTGCCCAATGACATCAACGAAGCAGAGGTCATTGCCCTTGGTCTCCCATTTGGGAAAGTGACCAATCTGCTTATGCTGAAGGGAAAGAACCAG GCATTTTTGGAAATGAATTCTGAAGAAGCAGCTCAGACGATGGTTACTTACTACTCCTCTGTAACACCTGTCATCAGAAATCATCCCATCTTCATGCAATACTCCAACCACAAAGAGCTGAAAACAGACAATTCACCAAACCAAGTG AGGGCCCAGGCAGCTTTGCAGGCAGTGAATGCTGTCCAGACAGGTAGCTTGACTCTAGGTGGTGTTGACCCATCTGGTATGACTGGCCCCAGTCCTGTTCTGAGGGTCATCGTTGAAAATCTTTTCTACCCCGTGACCTTGGATGTCTTGCACCAG ATTTTCTCCAAGTTTGGCACAGTGCTGAAAGTGATCACGTttaccaaaaacaatcaatttcaaGCTCTCCTCCAGTTCACAGATGGTCTGACTGCACAACATGCCAAGCTG GCTCTAGATGGCCAGAACATCTACAATGGCTGCTGCACCCTGCGAATCAGCTTTTCCAAACTTACCAGCTTAAACGTCAAATACAATAATGACAAGAGCCGTGACTACACTCGCCCTGACCTGCCCACAGGGGACAGCCAGCCTGCACTTGAACATCACGCTGTGGCTGCAGCCTTTG CTGCTCCTGGGATCATCTCTGCTGCACCATACGCAAGCGCACATGCCTTCCCTCCAGCTTTTGCTATTCAGCAGGCTG GATTGACAATACCTGGTGTTCCTGGAGCTCTCGCCTCACTGACCATTCCCGGGGCAGCAGCGGCTGCGGCAGCTGCAAGTAGACTGGGTTTTCCAACCCTCACTGGCACACATTGCGTTATGCTGGTCAGCAACCTGAACCCTGAG AGAGTTACGCCCCACTGCCTCTTTATTCTCTTCG GAGTATATGGGGATGTATTAAGGGTGAAAATTATGTTCAACAAAAAGGAGAACGCTCTCATACAGATGTCTGATGGAACACAGGCTCAGCTTG CAATGAGTCATCTAAATGGACAGAAGTTATATGGCAGGCCCCTGCGCATCACACTGTCCAAACATACGACTGTTCAGATGCCACGCGAGGGACATGAGGACCAGGGTCTCACCAAAGACTACAGTAACTCTCCACTCCATCGCTTCAAGAAACCAGGCTCCAAAAACTACTCCAACATCTTTCCTCCTTCATCTACTCTGCACCTGTCTAATATCCC acccTCTGTTGTTGAGGATGACCTTAAGCTGCTCTTTGGTAGCAGTGGTGCTCTGGTCAAGAACTTTAAGTTCTTTCA AAAAGATCGCAAGATGGCTCTGATTCAAATGAGTTCAGTGGAGGAAGCAATCGAGTCTCTCATCCAGTTCCACAACCACGATCTTGGAGAAAACCACCATCTTAGGGTTTCCTTTTCCAAGTCCACTATTTGA
- the ptbp1b gene encoding polypyrimidine tract-binding protein 1b isoform X2, whose amino-acid sequence MSSAANGNDSKKFKGDIRSPAVPSRVIHVRKLPNDINEAEVIALGLPFGKVTNLLMLKGKNQAFLEMNSEEAAQTMVTYYSSVTPVIRNHPIFMQYSNHKELKTDNSPNQVRAQAALQAVNAVQTGSLTLGGVDPSGMTGPSPVLRVIVENLFYPVTLDVLHQIFSKFGTVLKVITFTKNNQFQALLQFTDGLTAQHAKLALDGQNIYNGCCTLRISFSKLTSLNVKYNNDKSRDYTRPDLPTGDSQPALEHHAVAAAFAAPGIISAAPYASAHAFPPAFAIQQAGLTIPGVPGALASLTIPGAAAAAAAASRLGFPTLTGTHCVMLVSNLNPERVTPHCLFILFGVYGDVLRVKIMFNKKENALIQMSDGTQAQLAMSHLNGQKLYGRPLRITLSKHTTVQMPREGHEDQGLTKDYSNSPLHRFKKPGSKNYSNIFPPSSTLHLSNIPPSVVEDDLKLLFGSSGALVKNFKFFQKDRKMALIQMSSVEEAIESLIQFHNHDLGENHHLRVSFSKSTI is encoded by the exons ATGAGCTCAGCAG CCAACGGCAACGACAGCAAGAAATTCAAAGGTGACATTAGAAGTCCTGCCGTCCCGTCCAGAGTTATACATGTTCGCAAGCTGCCCAATGACATCAACGAAGCAGAGGTCATTGCCCTTGGTCTCCCATTTGGGAAAGTGACCAATCTGCTTATGCTGAAGGGAAAGAACCAG GCATTTTTGGAAATGAATTCTGAAGAAGCAGCTCAGACGATGGTTACTTACTACTCCTCTGTAACACCTGTCATCAGAAATCATCCCATCTTCATGCAATACTCCAACCACAAAGAGCTGAAAACAGACAATTCACCAAACCAAGTG AGGGCCCAGGCAGCTTTGCAGGCAGTGAATGCTGTCCAGACAGGTAGCTTGACTCTAGGTGGTGTTGACCCATCTGGTATGACTGGCCCCAGTCCTGTTCTGAGGGTCATCGTTGAAAATCTTTTCTACCCCGTGACCTTGGATGTCTTGCACCAG ATTTTCTCCAAGTTTGGCACAGTGCTGAAAGTGATCACGTttaccaaaaacaatcaatttcaaGCTCTCCTCCAGTTCACAGATGGTCTGACTGCACAACATGCCAAGCTG GCTCTAGATGGCCAGAACATCTACAATGGCTGCTGCACCCTGCGAATCAGCTTTTCCAAACTTACCAGCTTAAACGTCAAATACAATAATGACAAGAGCCGTGACTACACTCGCCCTGACCTGCCCACAGGGGACAGCCAGCCTGCACTTGAACATCACGCTGTGGCTGCAGCCTTTG CTGCTCCTGGGATCATCTCTGCTGCACCATACGCAAGCGCACATGCCTTCCCTCCAGCTTTTGCTATTCAGCAGGCTG GATTGACAATACCTGGTGTTCCTGGAGCTCTCGCCTCACTGACCATTCCCGGGGCAGCAGCGGCTGCGGCAGCTGCAAGTAGACTGGGTTTTCCAACCCTCACTGGCACACATTGCGTTATGCTGGTCAGCAACCTGAACCCTGAG AGAGTTACGCCCCACTGCCTCTTTATTCTCTTCG GAGTATATGGGGATGTATTAAGGGTGAAAATTATGTTCAACAAAAAGGAGAACGCTCTCATACAGATGTCTGATGGAACACAGGCTCAGCTTG CAATGAGTCATCTAAATGGACAGAAGTTATATGGCAGGCCCCTGCGCATCACACTGTCCAAACATACGACTGTTCAGATGCCACGCGAGGGACATGAGGACCAGGGTCTCACCAAAGACTACAGTAACTCTCCACTCCATCGCTTCAAGAAACCAGGCTCCAAAAACTACTCCAACATCTTTCCTCCTTCATCTACTCTGCACCTGTCTAATATCCC acccTCTGTTGTTGAGGATGACCTTAAGCTGCTCTTTGGTAGCAGTGGTGCTCTGGTCAAGAACTTTAAGTTCTTTCA AAAAGATCGCAAGATGGCTCTGATTCAAATGAGTTCAGTGGAGGAAGCAATCGAGTCTCTCATCCAGTTCCACAACCACGATCTTGGAGAAAACCACCATCTTAGGGTTTCCTTTTCCAAGTCCACTATTTGA
- the fam174c gene encoding protein FAM174C precursor: protein MTLLRFIPLLLTFWAVSFADDNEHKSGSTKPPTSTISNSTEKYNSNNASDVAMINRALYVLIGITAIGVLYFLVRAVRLKKTGVQKKYGLLSNYDDTMEMAHLESDEDDTTVYEAKSLRR from the exons ATGACACTTTTAAGGTTTATACCTCTGCTGTTGACTTTTTGGGCTGTTTCTTTTGCTGATGACAATGAACATAAATCTGGCAGTACTAAACCACCCACTTCCACTATTAGCAACAGTACCGAAAAGTATAATTCCAATAACGCTAGTGATGTGGCGATGATTAATAGGGCTCTGTATGTTTTGATCGGGATAACGGCAATTGGAGTCCTGTATTTCTTAGTGAGAGCCGTCCG TCTGAAGAAAACCGGTGTTCAGAAGAAGTACGGGCTCCTTTCAAACTATGATGACACCATGGAGATGGCCCATCTTGAAAGTGATGAGGATGACACTACTGTCTACGAAGCCAAATCTTTGAGAAG atgA